Proteins encoded by one window of Melospiza melodia melodia isolate bMelMel2 chromosome 9, bMelMel2.pri, whole genome shotgun sequence:
- the LOC134422133 gene encoding protein NDNF-like translates to MSWLWLYLPLHLLMASCLCHSIKAPTSSSQQSFKSNLFDFYHSLILADGKETTIHLLKDIPKRYYFVLEEGRALAPFSITVTPCDVPIEWSILVYKPPPGKAAPGDHDTQEVSKSHKASSLVSTIFNYKGNSVETYMGMSSHSALYLLEFLSTERDTHITVYLTSDTTSGHLYPELPGDPRIDVIGIGHTTVTLAWKHSPSVLQHSEGIQYCLLVNEKHNYKSLCAAETAIRSSGMKLPPTVALSLSPYLLEPQQVMILSNSELSIINKVSSGEVRQVCMGTKNTYTVPNLSPNTQYYFDVFIVNLLTNASAAYTGTFARTLEEPEPKVTELKDGKVVHVVLDGKKQKFYSLQYQARHKKIHFTFQLCRGQIRVHITRNGRTVASENLSGLKYFSLKGKLLDIYSVQLRSTEESNSSVKVLASPHFHKPLFPLLPESLKIKSFSKLRTCRSVTIAWLGTQEESKYCVYRKRIEEGEIWRELQSADRCSGPESRHKSEKVLCKYFYDLNLQRAVTTETIKGLEAGTLYLFDVYLFGPSGIPVRYHSKVVKTRKKC, encoded by the exons ATGTCCTGGCTCTGGCTTTATCTTCCTCTCCATCTTCTCATGGCATCTTGTTTGTGCCATTCCATAAAAGcacccaccagcagctcccaacAGAGCTTCAAGAGCAACCTCTTCGATTTCTACCACTCCTTGATACTTGCAGATGGTAAGGAAACTACAATTCACCTGCTGAAGGATATCCCCAAAAG GTACTACTTTGTTTTGGAAGAGGGCAGGGCCCTTGCCCCCTTCTCCATAACAGTGACTCCCTGTGATGTTCCCATTGAGTGGAGCATACTGGTGTACAAGCCTCCACCAGGAAAAGCAGCACCAG GTGACCATGATACACAAGAGGTCTCCAAATCTCACAAGGCTTCAAGCCTGGTGTCCACTATCTTCAACTACAAGGGAAATTCTGTAGAGACTTACATGGGAATGTCTTCCCATTCTGCCCTGTACCTGCTGGAGTTCCTGTCCACAGAGAGGGACACACACATCACTGTGTACCTAACCAGTGACACCACGTCTGGGCACCTGTACCCAGAGCTCCCAGGGGATCCACGCATCGATGTCATCGGCATCGGGCACACAACAGTGACCCTGGCCTGGAAACACAGCCCTTCTGTCCTGCAGCACAGCGAGGGCATCCAGTATTGCCTCCTGGTCAATGAAAAGCACAACTACAAGAGCTTGTGTGCTGCTGAGACAGCCATCAGATCCTCTGGAATGAAGCTGCCACCCACAGTAGCTCTATCCCTCTCTCCATATCTTCTGGAGCCACAGCAGGTGATGATACTGTCCAACAGTGAACTAAGCATCATCAACAAAGTGAGCAGTGGGGAAGTCAGGCAGGTGTGCATGGGCACCAAGAACACCTACACAGTGCCCAACCTCAGCCCCAACACTCAGTATTACTTTGATGTTTTTATTGTCAACCTCCTCACCAACGCCAGCGCCGCGTACACCGGGACATTCGCCAGGACCCTGGAAGAACCTGAGCCGAAGGTGACAGAGCTGAAAGATGGCAAAGTGGTTCATGTGGTCCTGGATGGGAAAAAGCAGAAATTCTACAGTCTGCAGTACCAGGCAAGGCACAAGAAAATCCACTTCACCTTTCAGTTGTGTCGGGGCCAAATACGGGTTCACATAACAAGGAACGGCAGAACAGTGGCATCAGAAAACCTCTCTGGGCTGAAGTATTTCTCCCTGAAGGGAAAGCTGCTGGACATCTATTCGGTGCAGCTGAGGTCCACAGAGGAGTCTAACTCTTCTGTGAAGGTACTGGCATCCCCCCATTTCCACAAGCCCTTATTCCCACTTCTTCCAGAGAGCTTAAAGATCAAATCCTTCAGTAAACTGAGGACATGCAGGTCTGTGACCATTGCCTGGCTGGGAACACAAGAGGAGAGCAAGTACTGTGTGTACAGGAAAAGGATTGAGGAGGGTGAGATCTGGAGGGAGCTGCAGAGTGCAGACAGGTGCTCTGGGCCTGAATCTCGGCACAAATCAGAGAAAGTGCTGTGCAAGTACTTCTATGACCTGAACCTCCAGAGAGCAGTCACCACAGAGACCATCAAAGGGCTGGAAGCAGGGACACTCTACTTGTTTGATGTTTATCTCTTTGGGCCATCTGGCATCCCTGTCAGATATCACAGCAAAGTTGTGAAGACCAGGAAAAAGTGTTGA